Proteins from a single region of Apium graveolens cultivar Ventura chromosome 7, ASM990537v1, whole genome shotgun sequence:
- the LOC141673004 gene encoding HMG-Y-related protein A-like, with amino-acid sequence MATEPVSKPASLPTYPEMIMGAIDALKEKDGSSKSAIGKHIESTYGDLPAGHMNSLTEHLNKLREDGELVFAKNNYMRPGSSAPPKRGRGRPPKVKDANAAEVPVVAAATPPAAPAAAATAVADGPSRGRGRPRKDPNAPPSVKKAKTEKPKEDEKEEDPTPSKSGRARGRPRKVQPALGQNGVEAN; translated from the exons ATGGCTACTGAACCTGTGTCCAAGCCTGCTTCTCTCCCTACTTACCCTGAG ATGATTATGGGAGCAATTGATGCACTGAAGGAAAAAGATGGTTCAAGCAAGTCTGCAATAGGGAAACATATCGAATCGACCTACGGGGATCTGCCAGCTGGCCACATGAATTCTCTCACTGAACATCTCAACAAGCTGAGAGAGGATGGGGAACTTGTGTTTGCTAAGAATAACTATATGCGTCCTGGCTCGAGTGCCCCACCAAAGCGTGGCAGGGGCCGTCCACCTAAGGTTAAGGACGCAAATGCTGCTGAAGTgcctgttgttgctgctgcaactCCTCCTGCTGCTCCAGCTGCTGCTGCTACTGCTGTGGCAGATGGGCCTTCGAGAGGCCGAGGCCGTCCGAGGAAGGATCCTAATGCTCCTCCGTCTGTGAAAAAAGCTAAGACTGAGAAGCCCAAGGAGGATGAGAAGGAGGAGGATCCAACTCCGTCGAAGAGTGGAAGGGCTCGGGGCAGGCCTAGGAAGGTTCAGCCTGCTTTGGGACAAAATGGTGTTGAAGCTAATTAA